One Saccharopolyspora erythraea NRRL 2338 genomic region harbors:
- a CDS encoding methyltransferase type 12 — MRLDATGKVSLDQIYTRPDPRPYFRTLRDLGYCIPQLAKPHFAELVREYREATGVRVPTILDIGCSYGINAALLQCDLTIDDLYEHYCDHGADERDRDWLLSRDRDLMRSRGSNAGMRFVGLDSSGPALSYALSAGFLGGAVHADLETREPTPGQRAEIAAADLVISTGCVGYVGERTLSAVAGAHGRRKPWMAHFVLRMFPFDQIAARLAEAGYETEELPGLYRQRRFASPQEQSQVLDTLSRAGVDPRGLEADGWFYARLFVSRPRVAAASAVVEPASPADNDPSTIEVEDEIEQQPSVVAPYLRQ; from the coding sequence GTGCGTCTCGACGCGACAGGGAAAGTCTCACTCGACCAGATCTACACCCGTCCCGATCCCCGCCCCTACTTCCGCACGCTGCGCGATCTCGGCTACTGCATCCCGCAACTGGCAAAACCGCACTTCGCCGAGCTGGTGCGGGAATACCGCGAGGCCACCGGGGTGCGGGTGCCGACGATCCTGGACATCGGCTGCTCCTACGGGATCAACGCCGCGCTGCTGCAATGCGATCTGACGATCGACGACCTCTACGAGCACTACTGCGACCACGGCGCGGACGAACGCGACCGCGACTGGCTGCTCTCACGCGACCGCGATCTCATGCGTTCGCGGGGCAGCAACGCGGGAATGCGGTTCGTGGGCCTGGACAGCTCCGGGCCCGCGCTCTCCTACGCGCTGTCGGCCGGCTTCCTCGGCGGCGCGGTGCACGCCGACCTGGAGACGCGGGAGCCGACTCCCGGGCAGCGCGCCGAAATCGCCGCAGCCGATCTGGTCATCTCGACCGGTTGCGTGGGATACGTCGGTGAGCGGACCCTGTCGGCGGTGGCAGGCGCGCACGGCCGGCGCAAGCCGTGGATGGCGCACTTCGTGCTGCGGATGTTCCCGTTCGACCAGATCGCCGCCCGCCTCGCCGAGGCGGGCTACGAGACCGAGGAGCTGCCCGGCTTGTACCGGCAGCGCCGGTTCGCCTCCCCGCAGGAGCAGTCGCAGGTGCTGGATACGCTGTCCCGCGCCGGGGTGGATCCGCGGGGACTGGAGGCAGACGGCTGGTTCTACGCCCGGCTCTTCGTCTCCCGGCCGCGAGTCGCCGCGGCGAGCGCGGTCGTAGAGCCGGCTTCGCCGGCCGACAACGATCCGTCCACCATCGAAGTCGAGGATGAAATTGAACAGCAGCCAAGTGTGGTCGCCCCGTACCTTCGGCAATGA
- a CDS encoding neutral/alkaline ceramidase: MDDRTTSSRRTVLRATAAAAGLGLAASRPGPADAAGTASFLAGRGISDATGEVAECGMMGYGRFDQQAAGLHTRLRVRSFVIATPDGGDRVLLIVVDSPMIFESVHQAVLRRLGERFGDRYTEQNVLITATHTHAGPGGYSHHLLYNLTTTGFHRRTFDAVVDGIVESAERAHADLAPAELTLTHGELRDASANRSRAAFDRNPGDIRAHFPDAIDPQTSLLRIERSGRAVGAVNWFATHGTSMSGDNRLISADNKGYAAYHWEREVERVDYRADADPGFVSAFAQTNAGDMSPNLDLRPPTTPEDFERTRVNGHRQYEAAARQLGSPGARLTGGVDSRLVYVDLSDVVVSPEFTGDGRTHRTSKPAIGAPMAAGSTEDGPAFPGFAEGENPLWDAVSGSVVYGPAPELRDAQAPKAIVVPVGAMNRVYPWVQEQVPVQLVRVGRLHLIGIPGEVTIGAGLRLRRTVAGIVGADLADVLVAGYANSYFHYVTTPEEYDAQQYEGGSTLFGRWQLPALQQVVAELATAMRDGRRLPLGPVPPDLSGSQLSLQPPIVMDVPQPMRAFGDVLTGPRDSYRAGERVSVVFAGAHPGNDLHRRGTYLQVQRDEGGRWRTVADDGDWSTRLHWERDGIAASKVTITWDVPGDVGPGGYRIRYHGHARHLTGAISAFTGTTRTFTVSR; encoded by the coding sequence ATGGACGACCGCACCACGAGTTCCCGCCGGACCGTGCTGCGCGCGACCGCGGCGGCGGCAGGACTCGGCCTGGCGGCGTCGCGGCCGGGGCCCGCCGATGCCGCCGGAACGGCTTCCTTCCTGGCGGGGCGCGGGATTTCCGACGCCACGGGCGAGGTGGCCGAGTGCGGGATGATGGGTTACGGCCGCTTCGACCAGCAGGCCGCGGGGCTGCACACGCGGCTGCGGGTGCGCTCCTTCGTCATCGCCACACCCGACGGCGGTGACCGCGTCCTGCTGATCGTCGTCGACTCCCCGATGATCTTCGAGAGCGTGCACCAGGCCGTGCTGCGCCGCCTCGGAGAACGATTCGGCGACCGCTACACCGAGCAGAACGTGCTCATCACCGCGACCCACACGCACGCGGGCCCCGGCGGCTACTCGCACCACCTTCTCTACAACCTGACCACCACCGGCTTCCACCGCCGGACCTTCGACGCGGTCGTCGACGGCATCGTGGAGTCCGCCGAGCGAGCCCACGCCGACCTCGCGCCCGCCGAGCTGACCCTCACCCACGGCGAACTGCGCGACGCCAGCGCGAACCGCTCCCGCGCGGCGTTCGACCGCAACCCCGGCGACATCAGGGCGCACTTCCCGGACGCGATCGACCCGCAGACCTCGCTGCTGCGCATCGAGCGCTCCGGCCGCGCGGTCGGCGCGGTCAACTGGTTCGCGACCCACGGCACCAGCATGTCCGGCGACAACAGGCTGATCAGCGCCGACAACAAGGGGTACGCGGCCTACCACTGGGAGCGCGAGGTCGAGCGGGTCGACTACCGCGCCGATGCCGATCCGGGCTTCGTCAGCGCGTTCGCGCAGACCAACGCCGGGGACATGTCACCGAACCTGGACCTGCGGCCGCCGACCACGCCGGAGGACTTCGAGCGCACCCGCGTCAACGGGCACCGCCAGTACGAGGCCGCGGCCCGCCAGCTCGGCTCGCCCGGTGCCCGGCTCACCGGTGGTGTCGACTCGCGGCTGGTCTACGTCGACCTCTCCGATGTCGTGGTCTCCCCCGAGTTCACCGGCGACGGCAGGACCCACCGGACGAGCAAGCCCGCGATCGGGGCGCCGATGGCGGCGGGCAGCACCGAGGACGGTCCGGCGTTCCCGGGGTTCGCCGAGGGCGAGAACCCCCTCTGGGACGCCGTTTCCGGCTCGGTGGTCTACGGCCCGGCACCCGAGCTGCGGGACGCCCAGGCACCCAAGGCGATCGTGGTGCCGGTGGGCGCGATGAACCGCGTCTACCCGTGGGTCCAGGAGCAGGTGCCGGTGCAGCTGGTCCGCGTCGGGCGGCTGCACCTGATCGGCATCCCCGGCGAGGTGACGATCGGCGCGGGACTGCGGCTGCGCCGGACGGTCGCCGGGATCGTCGGCGCCGACCTCGCCGACGTCCTCGTCGCCGGCTACGCGAACTCCTACTTCCACTACGTGACAACGCCCGAGGAGTACGACGCGCAGCAGTACGAGGGCGGCAGCACCCTGTTCGGGCGCTGGCAGCTGCCCGCGCTGCAACAGGTCGTCGCCGAGCTGGCGACCGCCATGCGCGACGGCAGGCGGTTGCCGCTGGGTCCGGTCCCACCGGACCTGTCCGGCTCGCAGCTCTCCCTGCAACCCCCGATCGTCATGGACGTCCCGCAACCGATGCGCGCCTTCGGCGACGTGCTGACCGGGCCGCGCGACTCCTACCGCGCGGGCGAGCGGGTCTCGGTCGTCTTCGCGGGCGCCCACCCTGGCAACGACCTGCACCGGCGCGGCACCTACCTTCAGGTCCAGCGCGACGAGGGGGGCCGGTGGCGCACGGTCGCCGACGACGGTGACTGGTCCACGAGGTTGCACTGGGAGCGCGACGGGATCGCGGCGTCGAAGGTGACCATCACCTGGGACGTTCCGGGCGATGTCGGGCCCGGCGGATACCGCATCCGCTACCACGGCCACGCCCGGCACCTCACCGGCGCGATCAGCGCGTTCACCGGCACCACCCGCACCTTCACGGTGTCGCGCTGA
- a CDS encoding sensor domain-containing protein, giving the protein MIDRHDEVLAAVGRGRRARREASRPAEAGPGTVAVYSLDAEGRVASWNPDAQRLKGYRSEEILGRHFSVFYPPELAAVGYPQEELERAAEAGVHIDEGWRIRKDGTRFWAYLIIAARRSEQGVLQGFVKVVRDDSEAHARQQRSYRRFSDLLALAPVGVCFVDDNDRVREVNNALCRLVRHPRAEVLEMTGADLLHPRDGGGGLTSENALSEEEPETPVSRSRVLLRSDGEPIHCDVYSALSVQDDGSHFWLVVFQDVTERIHQAEALQHQLTHDALTGLPNRRGVDELLDNAGRLAVLFCDIDNFKRINDSLGHAAGDELIVTVAQRLRGELGEECAVARLSGDEFLIASTDVDAVGGLRVLADRVAGMLRMVVPVRGHLVRVSASVGAAMFPESGTSGEDLLRFADAAMFRAKRHGPGRVVLADPELTASLAEQMGLEEQLGEALRTDGLRLHYQPIVDRDRTVVSAEALVRWPHPRMGLLSPDVILPIAEQGNLLHELDLWVLRAALRDAVGWPRQARGRPVRVSVNLSGRFSAEVDFLDAVGAILADSGIDLHRVVLEVTETSLVELSAAARDAMHALIRLGVSFAVDDFGTGYSSLARLKDLPAQVIKLDRQFISGLETQEADRAIVRSAIDMAHATDRRCVAEGVETAAQYHLLNELGVDAHQGWLFSRPLPQADFRAVVAGGPLPLPDHQP; this is encoded by the coding sequence ATGATCGATCGACACGACGAGGTCCTGGCCGCGGTGGGACGGGGTCGCCGGGCGCGCCGCGAGGCGAGCCGACCGGCCGAAGCGGGCCCCGGCACGGTCGCGGTGTATTCGCTGGACGCCGAGGGCAGGGTGGCCAGCTGGAACCCCGACGCGCAGCGGCTGAAGGGCTACCGCAGCGAGGAGATCCTGGGGCGGCACTTCTCGGTCTTCTACCCTCCGGAGCTGGCCGCGGTCGGCTACCCGCAGGAGGAGCTCGAACGAGCGGCCGAAGCCGGGGTGCACATCGACGAGGGCTGGCGGATACGCAAGGACGGCACCCGCTTCTGGGCCTACCTCATCATCGCCGCCCGGCGCAGCGAACAGGGCGTGCTGCAGGGCTTCGTCAAGGTCGTCCGCGACGACAGCGAGGCGCACGCCCGCCAGCAGCGCTCGTACCGGCGCTTCTCCGACCTGCTCGCCCTCGCCCCCGTCGGCGTGTGCTTCGTCGACGACAACGACCGCGTCCGCGAGGTCAACAACGCGCTGTGCCGCCTGGTGCGCCACCCCAGGGCGGAGGTGCTCGAGATGACCGGCGCCGACCTGCTGCACCCCCGCGACGGGGGCGGGGGTCTGACCTCGGAGAACGCCCTGAGCGAGGAGGAGCCCGAGACTCCGGTGTCGCGGTCGAGGGTGCTCCTGCGCTCCGACGGCGAGCCGATCCACTGCGACGTCTACAGCGCACTCTCGGTGCAGGACGACGGAAGCCACTTCTGGCTGGTGGTGTTCCAGGACGTCACCGAACGCATCCACCAGGCCGAGGCCCTCCAGCACCAGTTGACCCACGACGCGCTCACGGGGCTGCCCAACCGGCGGGGAGTGGACGAGCTGCTCGACAACGCCGGGCGGCTGGCCGTGCTGTTCTGCGACATCGACAACTTCAAGCGGATCAACGACTCGCTCGGCCACGCGGCGGGCGACGAGCTGATCGTGACAGTCGCCCAGCGCCTGCGCGGGGAGCTGGGCGAGGAGTGCGCGGTCGCCCGCCTCTCCGGCGACGAGTTCCTGATCGCCTCCACCGACGTCGACGCCGTCGGCGGGCTGCGGGTCCTGGCCGACCGGGTCGCGGGCATGCTGCGCATGGTCGTGCCGGTCCGGGGGCACCTGGTGCGGGTCTCGGCCTCGGTCGGCGCGGCGATGTTCCCCGAGTCCGGTACCAGCGGCGAGGACCTGCTGCGCTTCGCCGACGCCGCGATGTTCCGCGCCAAGCGGCACGGGCCCGGCCGGGTGGTGCTGGCCGACCCGGAGCTGACCGCCAGCCTCGCCGAGCAGATGGGGCTGGAGGAGCAGCTCGGCGAGGCGCTGCGCACCGACGGGCTGCGCCTGCACTACCAGCCGATCGTGGACCGGGACCGGACTGTGGTCAGCGCCGAGGCGCTGGTGCGGTGGCCGCACCCGCGGATGGGGCTGCTGTCGCCGGACGTGATCCTGCCGATCGCCGAGCAGGGCAACCTGCTGCACGAACTGGACCTGTGGGTGCTGCGCGCGGCGCTGCGCGACGCGGTCGGCTGGCCGCGGCAGGCGCGGGGGCGTCCGGTGCGGGTCTCGGTGAACCTCAGCGGCCGGTTCTCCGCCGAGGTCGATTTCCTGGACGCGGTCGGGGCGATACTCGCCGACTCCGGCATCGACCTGCACCGGGTCGTCCTCGAGGTGACCGAGACCTCGCTGGTGGAGCTGTCGGCGGCGGCTCGCGACGCCATGCACGCGCTGATCCGGCTCGGCGTGTCGTTCGCCGTGGACGACTTCGGCACCGGGTACTCGTCGCTGGCGCGGCTCAAGGACCTGCCCGCGCAGGTCATCAAGCTCGACCGCCAGTTCATCTCCGGGCTGGAGACCCAGGAGGCCGACCGCGCGATCGTGCGGTCGGCCATCGACATGGCCCACGCCACCGACCGCCGCTGCGTCGCAGAGGGGGTGGAGACCGCGGCCCAGTACCACCTGCTCAACGAGCTCGGCGTGGACGCCCACCAGGGCTGGCTGTTCTCCCGCCCGCTGCCCCAGGCCGACTTCCGCGCGGTGGTCGCCGGCGGCCCGCTGCCGCTGCCCGACCACCAGCCCTGA
- a CDS encoding LysE family translocator, translated as MSLEFWLTSLVIVVTPGTGVLYTMAAGLSRGVRASAVAAVGCTLGIVPHVLAAVTGLAALLHTSATAFQVLKYLGVAYLLYMAWSTLRDRGALAVERETAERSTGKVVLSGVLVNILNPKLTIFFFAFLPQFVPAGEAGGLLRMVELSAAFMLLTFVVFVGYGVFAAALRDHVISRPRVLTWMRRVFAGAFGALGVRLAFADA; from the coding sequence TTGAGCTTGGAATTCTGGTTGACATCGCTGGTCATCGTCGTGACGCCGGGGACCGGCGTCCTCTACACCATGGCGGCCGGGCTCTCGCGCGGCGTGCGGGCGAGTGCGGTCGCGGCCGTAGGGTGCACGCTCGGGATCGTGCCGCACGTGCTGGCCGCCGTCACCGGGCTCGCGGCGCTGCTGCACACCAGCGCGACGGCGTTCCAGGTGCTCAAGTACCTGGGCGTGGCCTACCTGCTCTACATGGCGTGGAGCACGCTGCGCGACAGGGGAGCGCTCGCGGTGGAGCGGGAGACCGCCGAGCGCTCGACCGGGAAGGTGGTCCTCTCGGGAGTGCTGGTCAACATCCTCAACCCCAAGCTGACCATCTTCTTCTTCGCCTTCCTGCCGCAGTTCGTCCCCGCGGGCGAGGCAGGCGGCCTGCTGCGCATGGTCGAGCTGAGCGCGGCTTTCATGCTGCTGACGTTCGTGGTGTTCGTCGGCTACGGCGTGTTCGCCGCGGCGCTGCGCGACCACGTCATCTCCCGTCCCCGCGTGCTGACCTGGATGCGCCGCGTGTTCGCGGGGGCCTTCGGCGCTCTCGGCGTCCGGCTGGCGTTCGCCGACGCGTGA
- a CDS encoding MAB_1171c family putative transporter has product MTLAALKQFGADALLVGAVALWIAILVRLPSAIRSPQSRRLLIAAIGIAGSVTVYLDPVTALLRKTYVFADSCGIFMNLWGVLSSAFILDFVLAAVARRRLWLVYGNAVLVSVALVVLDSVSAPQSGCVTSVSVPWYSPFWWILSAAHVAAVAPCTVLCARYARRAASSGPLRLGLRLLAAGFASSTFFWGPVIIGFLLFRPPWLGALFSLNIAVTTWLITAGVALPVILRALAVRTGRRSLRRLKPLWERLVDAAPSIALPQHTVGGLPRWSVDLRLYRRVIEIRDAILILRDYVGDDVLEAARAHVGTDPVPVGDTEAAVTACWLEVAIAAKASGDEPAASASVPEPEHDPSGDELASEIRFLEAVARAQRSESVRRFAERHRRSGESALPRQETW; this is encoded by the coding sequence ATGACGCTGGCCGCCCTCAAGCAGTTCGGGGCCGACGCGCTGCTGGTCGGCGCCGTCGCGCTGTGGATCGCGATCCTGGTCCGGCTTCCCTCGGCGATCCGCTCCCCGCAGTCGCGCCGCCTGCTGATCGCCGCGATCGGCATCGCCGGGTCGGTCACCGTCTACCTCGACCCGGTCACCGCGCTGTTGCGCAAGACCTACGTCTTCGCCGACAGCTGCGGCATCTTCATGAACCTGTGGGGCGTGCTGAGCTCGGCGTTCATCCTGGACTTCGTGCTCGCCGCGGTGGCCAGGCGCAGGCTGTGGCTGGTCTACGGCAACGCGGTGCTGGTCAGCGTCGCGCTGGTGGTGCTCGACTCGGTCTCGGCGCCGCAGTCGGGCTGCGTCACCTCGGTGTCGGTGCCCTGGTACAGCCCGTTCTGGTGGATCCTCAGCGCCGCGCACGTGGCGGCGGTCGCCCCGTGCACGGTGCTGTGCGCCCGCTACGCCCGGCGCGCCGCCTCCTCGGGTCCGCTGCGCCTCGGCCTGCGGCTGCTGGCCGCCGGGTTCGCGTCCTCGACGTTCTTCTGGGGTCCGGTCATCATCGGGTTCCTGCTGTTCCGCCCGCCGTGGCTGGGTGCGCTGTTCTCGCTCAACATCGCGGTGACGACGTGGCTGATCACCGCGGGCGTGGCGTTACCGGTGATCCTGCGGGCCCTCGCGGTGCGGACCGGTCGGCGCTCGCTGCGCAGGCTGAAACCGCTGTGGGAGCGGCTGGTCGACGCCGCACCCAGCATCGCGCTGCCGCAGCACACCGTCGGCGGGCTGCCCAGGTGGTCGGTCGACCTGCGCCTGTACCGGCGGGTGATCGAGATCAGGGACGCGATCCTGATCCTGCGCGACTACGTCGGTGACGACGTGCTGGAGGCCGCCCGCGCCCACGTCGGGACCGACCCGGTACCGGTCGGCGACACCGAGGCCGCGGTGACCGCGTGCTGGCTGGAGGTCGCGATCGCGGCCAAGGCCTCCGGTGACGAGCCAGCCGCCTCTGCGTCGGTGCCCGAACCCGAGCACGACCCGTCCGGCGACGAGCTGGCCTCGGAGATCCGCTTCCTGGAGGCGGTCGCCCGTGCGCAGCGCTCGGAGTCGGTCCGGCGCTTCGCGGAGCGCCACCGCAGGAGCGGCGAGTCGGCGCTGCCGCGGCAGGAGACGTGGTGA
- a CDS encoding DUF4360 domain-containing protein — MAVLPSTIIIGDDVPPPAGRITIDVATVNGSGCPAGTAAVAVSPDNTSFTVSYSDYLVKVGPGSAPTDFRKNCQLNLVVNIPQGFTYGIASADYRGFAHLEPGATGLAKASYYFQGMSQTEYFQTPFSGPMSDNWQVTDATEVGAIVYKPCGEQRNFNINTELRVDAGTSDPAKTSFMSMDSTDGNLETTYHFQWKECPKP, encoded by the coding sequence ATGGCCGTACTTCCCTCCACGATCATCATCGGTGACGACGTCCCCCCGCCGGCCGGCCGGATCACCATCGACGTGGCCACCGTGAACGGCTCCGGCTGCCCCGCCGGAACCGCCGCCGTCGCGGTGTCGCCGGACAACACCTCCTTCACCGTCAGCTACAGCGACTACCTGGTGAAGGTGGGGCCCGGATCGGCGCCCACCGATTTCCGCAAGAACTGCCAGCTGAACCTCGTGGTCAACATCCCGCAGGGTTTCACCTACGGAATCGCAAGCGCCGACTACCGCGGTTTCGCCCACCTGGAACCGGGCGCGACCGGTCTGGCAAAGGCGAGCTACTATTTCCAGGGAATGTCGCAGACGGAATATTTCCAGACACCCTTTTCCGGTCCGATGAGCGACAACTGGCAGGTCACCGACGCGACCGAGGTCGGCGCGATCGTCTACAAGCCGTGCGGTGAGCAGCGCAACTTCAACATCAACACCGAACTCCGGGTGGACGCCGGTACCTCGGACCCGGCGAAGACGAGCTTCATGTCGATGGACTCCACCGACGGCAACCTCGAGACCACCTACCACTTCCAGTGGAAGGAGTGCCCGAAGCCGTGA
- a CDS encoding VOC family protein: MQKITTFLWFDGQAEEAAEFYTSIFPDSRIAHVQRYGEAGPGPEGSVMTVNFELAGQEFIALNGGPRFRFTEAISLFVDCESQKEVDELWAKLTDGGEESRCGWLNDRYGLSWQIVPTVLMDMLKDPDPARSARVMKAMLGMGKLDIQRLVDAYEQ; encoded by the coding sequence ATGCAGAAGATCACCACGTTCCTGTGGTTCGACGGGCAGGCCGAGGAGGCCGCCGAGTTCTACACCTCGATCTTCCCGGACTCGCGCATCGCGCACGTGCAGCGCTACGGCGAAGCGGGGCCGGGGCCCGAGGGCTCGGTCATGACGGTGAACTTCGAGCTGGCGGGACAGGAGTTCATCGCCCTCAACGGCGGTCCGCGGTTCAGGTTCACCGAGGCGATCTCGCTGTTCGTCGACTGCGAGTCGCAAAAGGAGGTCGACGAGCTGTGGGCGAAGCTCACCGACGGCGGTGAGGAGAGCCGGTGCGGGTGGCTCAACGACCGGTACGGGCTGTCCTGGCAGATCGTTCCGACGGTGCTCATGGACATGCTGAAAGATCCGGATCCGGCCAGGTCCGCGCGGGTGATGAAGGCGATGCTCGGGATGGGCAAGCTCGACATCCAGCGCCTCGTCGACGCCTACGAGCAGTAG
- a CDS encoding choline/carnitine O-acyltransferase has product MKLNSSQVWSPRTFGNEQELPRVPLPGLEDSCRRFVEWCAPLLTEAELAETEAAVSRFLRPDSAARVLHAALEDYDAREDVHSWLDTFWPYRYLGRRDRIALNANFFFLFRESPLGQVERAAALISGALGYKRLLDAEELPPVMQRGRPLSMEQNKFLFSTTRIPGQVQDTVRAPYGDESPGPSKARHIAVFHRGNLFRMDVLDERGEPYSTDDLGAGLRAVMKAGANRAATGSSVGHLTTKARAEWADSREALLALDPANAEALDAVETALFCVCLEDFAPQDTQQACDHLLHGDSGNRWFDKAVSLVVFADGTAGINVEHCGLDGTTILTFVDALLEESSEAPARTAEQGVPAAEAIEFVLDDALRADVRAAADAFADYAAGTATTTVSFEDFGANRAKQLGMSPDAFVQMAYQLAHKRSKGLTGATYESIATRQYRHGRTEAMRVVTPEVLRFVAVMDDPQADAATRRDAFRAAADKHVARARECQAGQAPEQHLWELQLIQKRRGGELGATEQLDLYESPGWLKMRDDYLSTSSAPSTNIQYFGFGSTSSQCIGVAYVLLPERFNIYLSTPRQVADEMYGFADRLREAVGELQDLLGQE; this is encoded by the coding sequence ATGAAATTGAACAGCAGCCAAGTGTGGTCGCCCCGTACCTTCGGCAATGAGCAGGAGCTGCCACGGGTGCCGCTGCCGGGGTTGGAGGACAGCTGCCGGCGGTTCGTCGAGTGGTGCGCGCCGCTGCTGACCGAGGCCGAGCTGGCCGAGACCGAGGCCGCGGTGTCGCGGTTCCTGCGTCCGGACAGCGCCGCCCGCGTGCTGCACGCCGCGCTGGAGGACTACGACGCCCGCGAGGACGTGCACAGCTGGCTCGACACCTTCTGGCCGTACCGCTACCTGGGCCGCCGCGACCGGATCGCGCTCAACGCGAACTTCTTCTTCCTGTTCCGGGAATCGCCGCTCGGGCAGGTGGAACGCGCTGCCGCGCTCATCTCCGGTGCTCTCGGGTACAAGCGGCTGCTGGACGCCGAGGAGCTGCCGCCGGTGATGCAGCGCGGACGTCCGCTGTCGATGGAGCAGAACAAGTTCCTGTTCTCCACCACGCGCATTCCCGGGCAGGTGCAGGACACCGTCCGCGCCCCCTACGGCGACGAGTCACCCGGACCTTCGAAGGCGCGCCACATCGCCGTTTTCCACCGCGGGAACCTGTTCCGGATGGACGTGCTGGACGAACGGGGAGAGCCGTACTCGACCGACGACCTCGGCGCCGGCCTGCGCGCGGTCATGAAGGCGGGCGCGAACCGGGCGGCGACCGGGAGCTCGGTCGGGCACCTGACCACCAAGGCACGCGCGGAATGGGCCGACAGCCGGGAGGCGCTGCTGGCGCTGGATCCGGCCAACGCCGAGGCGCTCGACGCCGTGGAGACCGCGCTGTTCTGCGTGTGCCTGGAGGACTTCGCCCCGCAGGACACCCAGCAGGCCTGCGACCACCTGCTCCACGGCGACAGCGGCAACCGCTGGTTCGACAAGGCCGTGTCGCTGGTCGTCTTCGCCGACGGCACCGCGGGCATCAACGTCGAGCACTGCGGCCTGGACGGCACCACGATCCTGACCTTCGTCGACGCGCTGCTGGAGGAGTCGTCCGAGGCGCCCGCGCGCACGGCGGAGCAGGGCGTGCCTGCCGCGGAGGCGATCGAGTTCGTGCTCGACGACGCGTTGCGGGCCGACGTGCGCGCGGCCGCCGACGCGTTCGCCGACTACGCCGCAGGCACGGCCACCACGACGGTGTCCTTCGAGGACTTCGGCGCGAACCGGGCCAAGCAGCTCGGCATGTCGCCGGACGCCTTCGTGCAGATGGCCTACCAGCTCGCGCACAAGCGCAGCAAGGGGCTGACCGGGGCGACCTACGAGTCGATCGCGACCCGCCAGTACCGGCACGGACGCACCGAGGCGATGCGCGTGGTGACGCCGGAGGTGCTGCGCTTCGTGGCGGTGATGGACGACCCGCAGGCCGACGCGGCCACCCGCAGGGATGCCTTCCGCGCCGCCGCGGACAAGCACGTGGCGCGGGCCAGGGAGTGCCAGGCCGGGCAGGCTCCCGAGCAGCACCTGTGGGAGCTCCAGCTCATCCAGAAGCGCCGCGGCGGTGAGCTCGGCGCCACCGAGCAGCTCGACCTCTACGAGTCCCCGGGCTGGCTGAAGATGCGCGACGACTACCTGAGCACCAGCTCGGCGCCCTCGACCAACATCCAGTACTTCGGGTTCGGCTCGACCAGCAGCCAGTGCATCGGCGTCGCCTACGTGCTGCTGCCGGAGCGCTTCAACATCTACCTGAGCACCCCGCGGCAGGTGGCCGACGAGATGTACGGCTTCGCCGACCGGCTCCGCGAAGCGGTGGGTGAACTGCAGGACCTGCTCGGCCAGGAGTGA
- a CDS encoding HalD/BesD family halogenase, with the protein MSASEAGLVEQVVDTGRYPLTDPDSTAWKDAVDRARRDLRELGCSVLSNFVRSSLHEELRAEGAAIAPLAHYDVEVVNAYNIAVDAELPEDHPARTAMERGNAFVARDAIPRQAIIHRLYTSELFQRFIAECVEVPRVHELADPLAGLCLNVVRPGMDHPWHFDTNEFAVSLLTQQSEDGGVFEYCPGIRSARDENFGDVRAVLAGDGEHLVRRIALRPGDLQLFRGRYSLHRVTTVRGATARHTAIFAYSERPGVIGSVARTKQIFGRVLPEHLAAEGRAVRVDQLLD; encoded by the coding sequence ATGAGCGCATCGGAAGCCGGGCTGGTCGAGCAGGTGGTCGACACCGGTCGTTATCCGCTGACCGATCCGGACAGCACCGCCTGGAAGGACGCGGTCGACCGCGCGCGCCGGGATCTGCGGGAGCTCGGATGCAGCGTGCTGTCCAACTTCGTGCGTTCCTCACTGCACGAGGAGCTGCGCGCCGAAGGCGCCGCGATCGCACCGCTGGCGCACTACGACGTCGAAGTCGTCAACGCCTACAACATCGCCGTCGACGCGGAACTGCCCGAGGACCACCCGGCGCGCACCGCCATGGAACGCGGCAACGCCTTCGTCGCGCGGGACGCCATCCCCCGGCAGGCCATCATCCACCGGCTCTACACCAGCGAGCTTTTCCAGCGCTTCATCGCCGAATGCGTGGAGGTCCCCAGGGTCCACGAGCTCGCCGACCCGCTGGCGGGGCTGTGCCTCAACGTCGTGCGTCCGGGCATGGACCACCCCTGGCACTTCGACACCAACGAGTTCGCGGTCAGCCTGCTGACCCAGCAGTCCGAGGACGGCGGGGTCTTCGAGTACTGCCCGGGCATCCGGTCGGCGCGCGACGAGAACTTCGGCGACGTGCGCGCGGTGCTGGCCGGGGACGGCGAGCACCTGGTCCGCCGCATCGCGCTGCGTCCCGGCGACCTCCAGCTGTTCCGGGGGCGGTACTCGCTGCACCGGGTGACCACGGTGCGGGGTGCGACCGCCCGGCACACGGCGATCTTCGCCTACAGCGAGCGCCCCGGGGTCATCGGCAGCGTGGCGCGGACCAAGCAGATCTTCGGCCGCGTGCTGCCCGAGCACCTGGCCGCCGAGGGCCGCGCGGTGCGCGTCGACCAGCTGCTGGACTAA